The following are encoded together in the Pungitius pungitius chromosome 7, fPunPun2.1, whole genome shotgun sequence genome:
- the rfxank gene encoding DNA-binding protein RFXANK has product MEARGDEEVGDDIRSSNARVRPSESRDERSTESPEHVDVDEEGSFVHSTTLTNKQRGNEVTVRPATLDSLSIHQLAAQGDVSQVAAHLTRDSSLLSQQDERGFTPLMWAAAFGEKAALDFLLEKGADPKTIARERESALTLASSGGYVDIVESLLRHGVDIDTYDWNGGTPLLYAVRGNHIKCVEALLAKGADMTIESDSGYSPMALAVALGHKKIQKVLEDHILKLYKAPT; this is encoded by the exons ATGGAAGCCCGAGGCGATGAAGAGGTTGGAGACGACATCCGGTCATCTAACGCTCGTGTTCGTCCCTCCGAGTCCAGGGATGAGCGGTCCACTG AGTCTCCGGAACACGTGGATGTGGATGAAGAGGGTTCGTTCGTCCACTCCACGACTCTGACCAACAAGCAGCGTGGGAACGAGGTCACGGTGCGCCCCGCCACGTTAGACT ctctGTCCATCCACCAGTTGGCGGCTCAAGGCGACGTTTCACAAGTGGCTGCACACCTGACTAGAG aCAGTTCGCTGCTGAGCCAACAGGACGAGCGCGGCTTCACGCCGCTCATGTGGGCCGCGGCCTTCGGAGAGAAAGCGGCGCTGGATTTTCTCCTGGAAAAG gGGGCGGACCCCAAAACAATTgcgagggagcgagagagcgCCCTGACGCTGGCCAGCTCCGGAGGTTACGTGGATATTGTCGAGTCTCTTCTCAGACACGGAGTGGACATTGACACCTATGACTGG aaCGGTGGAACGCCTCTCCTTTACGCCGTCCGAGGGAACCACATCAAATGTGTAGAGGCCCTGTTAG CCAAAGGGGCAGACATGACCATTGAGTCGGATTCTGGGTACAGCCCGATGGCCTTGGCTGTTGCCCTCGGACACAAAAAGA TTCAGAAAGTGCTGGAGGACCACATCCTGAAACTGTACAAGGCACCAACGTGA
- the nr2c2ap gene encoding nuclear receptor 2C2-associated protein, which produces MASSLICSETQSRVSSVLNRDVKQYGKKFMFDRNEETCWNSDQGESQWVSLQFPRPVKVSEIKVQFQGGFSAKTCRLDGCPKDGPFSEISPFYPEDNNSLQSFPIKEAPAVDKVKIKFENSADFFGRVIVYSLEVLGEKTS; this is translated from the exons atggCATCCTCACTGATTTGCAGCGAAACTCAGAGCAG GGTGAGCTCCGTGCTGAACAGAGACGTGAAGCAGTACGGGAAGAAATTCATGTTCGACCGCAACGAAGAGACGTGCTGGAACTCCGACCAG GGTGAAAGTCAGTGGGTGTCTCTGCAGTTCCCCCGACCGGTCAAGGTGTCTGAGATAAAGGTCCAGTTCCAGGGGGGCTTCTCGGCAAAAACATGCAGACTAGACG GTTGCCCAAAAGATGGACCCTTTTCAGAGATCAGCCCTTTTTATCCCGAGGACAACAACTCTCTCCAG AGCTTTCCCATAAAGGAGGCCCCTGCAGTGgacaaagtaaaaataaagtttgagAATAGTGCCGACTTTTTTGGAAGGGTTATAGTTTATTCCTTGGAAGTCCTGGGAGAAAAAACCTCAtga
- the borcs8 gene encoding BLOC-1-related complex subunit 8 isoform X1, producing MMEDQEMQLKVRRVSDKFTESMYVLANEPSVALYRLQEHVRRSLPELVQHKTDMQSWEEQSQGAIYSVEYACSAVKSMTNSSLYFKNIDSLLRQAIGIKEQISNSQGRSLHDVTPSPSPLVSVPHAPSTSS from the exons ATGATGGAGGACCAGGAGATGCAGCTGAAAGTGAGACGAG TGAGCGACAAGTTCACGGAGAGCATGTACGTGCTGGCTAACGAGCCGTCGGTGGCTCTCTACAGGCTGCAGGAGCACGTCAGAAGGTCGCTGCCTGAGCTGGTGCAACACAAG ACGGACATGCAGAGCTGGGAGGAGCAGAGTCAAGGAGCCATCTACTCTGTGGAGTACGCATGCAG tgccGTGAAGAGCATGACAAACAGCAGCTTGTACTTCAAAAATATCGACAGCCTCCTACGTCAAGCCATCGGTATAAAGGAGCAGATTAGCAACTCTCAAGGACGCAG CTTACATGATGTGACACCCTCTCCCAGTCCCCTTGTCTCTGTTCCACACGCACCTTCCACTTCCTCATGA
- the borcs8 gene encoding BLOC-1-related complex subunit 8 isoform X2, with protein MMEDQEMQLKVRRVSDKFTESMYVLANEPSVALYRLQEHVRRSLPELVQHKTDMQSWEEQSQGAIYSVEYACSAVKSMTNSSLYFKNIDSLLRQAIGIKEQISNSQGRRKRAVDASVLREGGEKHGSGI; from the exons ATGATGGAGGACCAGGAGATGCAGCTGAAAGTGAGACGAG TGAGCGACAAGTTCACGGAGAGCATGTACGTGCTGGCTAACGAGCCGTCGGTGGCTCTCTACAGGCTGCAGGAGCACGTCAGAAGGTCGCTGCCTGAGCTGGTGCAACACAAG ACGGACATGCAGAGCTGGGAGGAGCAGAGTCAAGGAGCCATCTACTCTGTGGAGTACGCATGCAG tgccGTGAAGAGCATGACAAACAGCAGCTTGTACTTCAAAAATATCGACAGCCTCCTACGTCAAGCCATCGGTATAAAGGAGCAGATTAGCAACTCTCAAGGACGCAG GAAAAGGGCCGTGGACGCGAGCgtgctgagggaggggggagaaaagcaCGGCTCGGGGATCTGA